A single window of Dermochelys coriacea isolate rDerCor1 chromosome 14, rDerCor1.pri.v4, whole genome shotgun sequence DNA harbors:
- the LOC122456607 gene encoding zinc finger protein 239-like, whose product MVKEDEEENPRQAGCKEPEPHGASSRCSKEDIASSLEQGKASESQHRPGKQPGKKGCQSISSSRGGKDILETSVQQRTHTREEKKPPTECEKRFNMSKQFGRSQTPHQGEKPYKCQECGKSFNQSSNLILHQRTHTGERPYKCLDCGKSFNRSSSLVVHQRIHTGDKPHKCTKCGKSFIQSSNLTTHQKIHTGEKNCQCPECGKMFSDNSALIKHRRIHSGQKPYKCPECGKGFSDSSTCIRHQRTHTGERPYKCLDCGKSFNLSSNLVTHRRIHTGERPYKCLDCGRSFSQNSHLIKHQKVHTRLKS is encoded by the coding sequence ATGGTGAaagaggatgaggaagagaatCCACGGCAGGCAGGCTGTAAGGAGCCAGAACCCCATGGGGCATCATCCAGATGCTCCAAAGAAGACATTGCATCAAGTCTTGAGCAGGGAAAAGCCTCTGAGAGTCAGCACAGGCCAGGAAAGCAGCCAGGGAAGAAAGGGTGTCAATCCATTAGTTCTAGTAGAGGTGGAAAGGACATCCTGGAAACCTCAGTGCAGCAGAGAACCCatacaagagaggaaaaaaaaccacccaccgAATGCGAGAAAAGATTCAATATGAGCAAACAGTTTGGTAGATCTCAGACCCCCCACCAGGGAGAGAAGCCCTATAAATGCCAGGAGTGCGGGAAAAGTTTCAATCAGAGCTCCAACCTTATTCTGCACCAACGAACGCACACGGGAGAGAGGCCCTACAAATGCCTCGACTGCGGGAAAAGTTTCAATCGGAGCTCGAGCCTCGTCgtgcatcagagaatccacacaggagacaAACCCCACAAATGCACCAAATGTGGGAAGAGTTTCATTCAGAGCTCAAACCTGACGACGCACCAAAAAATCCACACGGGAGAAAAAAACTGTCAATGCCCAGAATGTGGGAAAATGTTCAGCGACAACTCAGCCCTGATTAAGCATCGAAGAATCCATTCAGGacagaaaccctataaatgcccgGAATGCGGGAAAGGGTTTAGTGACAGCTCAACCTGTATTCGACACCAGAgaacccacacgggagagagaccctataaatgcctggattgtgggaaaagcttcaatctgAGCTCCAACCTAGTTACGCAccggagaatccacacaggggaaagaccctataaatgcctcgaCTGTGGGAGAAGCTTTAGTCAGAACTCGCATCTGATTAAACATCAGAAAGTCCACACGAGATTGAAATCCTGA